Below is a window of Defluviimonas sp. SAOS-178_SWC DNA.
GCAAGATGATGGGGTCAGCCCATGCTGTCTGTCAACATCTGCGCCAATTTCGGCTTCGGAACGGCAGGGGCTGGCCGGCGCCCCGCCATCACTCCTTGCGGTTTGCTTCCTGCCAGGCGCGGGGGTTGGTCAGGAAGGTCTCGACCTCGTCGAGGGTGCCGGAATCGAAGGCGCCCGATTCGCGTGCTTCGGCCAGGACGTCCCACCATGTGCAGAGGAAATGGAGCGCCACGCCATGGTCGGCGAGCGTCTTCACCGTCTCGGGGAAGATGCCGTAGTAGAAGATTACCGCGGTGTTCGCGCAGGTAGCCCCGGTCGCGCGGATCGCGTCGACGAAGGAGAGCTTCGATCCGCCGTCGGTCGTGAGATCCTCGACGAGGAGAACGCGCTGTCCTTCGCTCATCGAGCCCTCGATGCGGGCATTGCGGCCGTAACCCTTGGGCTTCTTGCGCACATAGGTCATCGGCAGCGCCAGCCTCTCGGCCACCATCGCGGCGAACGGGATGCCCGCCGTCTCGCCGCCGGCGATGTTGTCGAAGGCCTCGAACCCCGCCTCGCGCATCACCGTTACCGCCATGAAGTCCATCAGGGTGGAGCGGATGCGCGGGAAGGAGATCAGCTTGCGGCAGTCGATATAGGTTGGCGACGGGAGGCCCGAGGCGAGGATGAAGGGCTCGTCCGCGTTGAAGTGCACGGCCCTGATCTCCAGGAGCATTCGCGCCGTCAGCCGGGCGATTTCCTCTTTCGGCGGGAAGGAACTGGGGATCATGTCGCGTCCTTTCGTGCTTTCATCTTGCGAAAAATACCTCCCGCGGAGCGTCCGGCGGTGATGTCATGCGCCTCCGGCGGAGGTATTTCGGGCAAGATGAATGATCAATCTCTCACATGCCAGCGGACCGGGAAACCGGGATCGAAGACGGTGACCGGGCCTGCGCCGGTGTCGATCTTCGCGGGCCAGCGCGCGGCCTCGGCGGTCTTCGCCAGCGTAAGGTGGCCCGGATTGGGCTTCAGGCCGTAGAAAGCCGCGCCGTTCAGCGAGGTGAAGGCTTCGAGCCGGTCGAGCGCGCCGTCCTCCTCGAAGACATGGGCGAGGATCGGCATCGTATTGGTCGCGGTGAAGCAGCCGGCGCAGCCGCAGGCGTTTTCCTTCAGGGGATCGGCATGCGGGGCCGAGTCGGTTCCGAGAAAGAAGCGCACCTCGCCCGAGGTTGCCGCCTCGCGGAGCGCCAGCCGGTGGACCTCGCGTTTGGCCACGGGCAGGCAGTAGTAATGCGGCCTGATCCCGCCGACGAGGATGTGGTTGCGGTTGATGATCAGGTGATGCGTGGTGATCGTCGCGCCAAGATCCGCGCCGCCCGAACGGGCGTAGGCGACGCCCTCTTTCGTGGTGATATGCTCCATCACCACCTTCAGGCCGGGCGTCGCGCGGCGGATCGGGTCGAGGACGCGGTCGATGAACACCGCCTCGCGATCGAAGATGTCGACGGCCGGATCCGTCACTTCGCCGTGGACGCAAAGCGGCAGGCCGATCCCGGCCATCGTCTCCAGCACCCCGCGCACCTTGTCGAAATCGCGCACGCCGGATTGCGAATTGGTCGTGGCCCCGGCGGGATAGAGCTTCACCGCCCGCACGAGGCCGGAGGCCGCCGCCGCGGCGACATCCGACGGGGCGGTCGCCTCGGTCAGGTAGAGCGTCATCAGGGGTTCGAACGTCTGTCCCTCGGGCAGGGCGGCGAGGATGCGGTCACGGTACGCGGCCGCTTCGGCCGCTGTCACGACCGGCGGCACGAGGTTCGGCATGACGATGGCGCGGGCGAAGTGGCGCGCGGTTTCCGGCAGCACGCCTTCCAGCATCGCGCCGTCGCGCAGATGAAGGTGCATGTCGTCGGGGCGGCGGAGGGTCAGGGTCTGGCTCATGCCGTTCGCCCTACACGTTTCGGGCGCGGCTTTCCACGGGTCCGAGGGGGCGGGGCCAAAGAAAATGCGCCGCAACGCTACCGGAAGCTTCGAATGCGGCCAGCTCTGGCGCGGCGAGCCGAACGTCGCCACGTTCCTCGAATGTCTTGCCACTGTGCTGTGGATACCGGCGATCTCGCTCCGCCGACGCAAGTGCCGGTGGACTTGGCCTTCGAGGCGGTTGCGGGTGCCTGAGCCGCTCGCCGAAACGTGTGGTCGCCGTGAGGGACCGCCCGTGGTAGACTGAATGCATCGGTGACGTCTGGACCCCTGACCCCGATCGCATAGGGCCGTCGTCCGGCCGCACCGCCCATGTGGCAGAGCGGGGTAGGAACCATGGCCAACACGATCGGAAATCCGCTGTCCTGGGGGGCCCATGTTCTCGGGCTTGCGGGACACGATATAAGCGCGGTGACGCGCGAACTCGGGGGCGAGGGGTCGGCGCCACCGGCGGTGCGGCGCATCGGTGTCGCCGACTTGCGGGCGGCGCTCAGGCTCGGCCTCGCCGATTTCTCGGCGCTGCGCTCGGACGTGCTTGTTGCCGGGCTTCTCTACCCGATCATCGGCGCCTGCCTGATCTGGGCGGCATTCCACCGCAGCCTTCTGCCGCTCGCCTTTCCGCTTCTGTCGGGTTTTGCGCTGGTCGGGCCGGCCGCGGCGGTCGGGCTTTACGAGATGAGCCGGCGGCGCGAGGCCGGGAAGTCGGCGGGGTGGGCGGACGGATTCGCCGTCCTTTCCTCACCGCGCTTCGGCGCGATCCTCGTGCTGGCGCTGGCACATCTTGCGGTCTTCTTCGTCTGGATCCTCACTGCCTACGGGATTTTCCTGATGACGATGGGGCCCGAGCTTCCGACCTCGGCCAGTGCCTTCTTCTCCGAAGCGGTAAGCACGCCGTCAGGCTGGGCGATGATCGCGCTCGGCATTCCCGCGGGCTTCGTCTTCGCGGTTCTGGTACTGGCGACAAGCGTCGTGTCGTTCCCGTTGCTGATCGACCGGCCGGTCGGGCTGCCGGTCGCGGTCGTGACCTCGTTCCGGGTGGCGCGGGAAAATCCGGTCACGGTCGCGCTCTGGGGGCTGATCGTGGTGGTGCTGCTGGCGGCGGGATCGGCCGTCCTCCTTCTCGGCCTTGCGGTCACGATGCCGATCCTCGGCCACGCGACCTGGCACCTCTACCGCCGCGCGGTGGCGCCCGCCTGAGGGGCAATCCGCCGATCCCGGCCCGATCGCAGGGCCGGACTTGCGCGCGCGCGCGCTCCGACGCAGACTTGCGTCAGGGGCGCGGCACGGCGCCCGCGAGAGGATCGGGCAGAAGATGAACAAGATTGCAGCGAGCATGATCCTGGCCGCCGGCCTTGGCGGTTGCACACAGGATCCCGGATTCGTCGGCGTGGCCGGTGTGCGCGAGGCGACGGCGGCGGAGGTTGGCGCCTGTGCCTATATCAGCGATATCCGCATGAAGCCGGGCGTCTACGGCGCTCTGGCCGATCAGGGTGTGAAATACGCCCGGAACAAGATCATGGCAGACGCCCGCGATGGCGGGGCGAACACGGTCGTTTTCGATCCGGTGACGCCGGGCAGCGATATCTACGAGCTTCACGCCGTCGCCTATCGCTGCTGATCTTCCGCCGGATCAGCGGCGCCGCGACGGGGGAAGACGTTCGCCCGCCGCCGAAAGTTCGCTTTCCAGCTGCGCGAGGCGGGTCTTGAACACCGGCGCGTCGAGGCGCGCGGTCACGTTGCGGCAGAGAAGGGCCGCAAGACGCACCCGGCCATCCTGATCGAGCCGGGCAAGGAGATTGCGCAGGTAGGGGCGGTAATTGCGCCGCGCCCTGTAGAAGATGCGGAAGAGCCGCGTGTCGAAGGCGCCGGTGGCCGCCGCCGCCAGGATCGACGGCAGGATGCGCATGTGGTCGAGCGTCGTGCCGATGTCGCGGCCGAGGTTGCGGCAGGGCAGGAGCGTGATATGGCTTCGCGCGAAGAGCGCGGCATGCATCGCGTCGAGGTTCTGCTCGGGGTCGAAGATCACGTAGACCGGCCCCGCGCCTTCGGTCATGTCGGGGGCATAGCCGTAGCGGTCGGTGAAGGAGGTCCGCCGCATCTCCAGATAGCGCGGGTCCCATCCGGCGACGGACGGGTCGAGCGTCGCCTGCGGCGCGCCCAGGATCACCGTCGCCCCCGGCGCGGTGACCGAAAAGGCGGCGGCGGCATAGCCGGCCATGCCCGCGCCCCAGAAGACGACCTGGTCGAAATCCTCGAAGAACGCGTCGTCGACGAGCCGGTCGAAATAGGCGAAGACGGCCTTGTCGCGGTACCAGGTATCGCCGCGGGCGATCAGGCACAGATGCGACCAGCCGCGCCCCTTGGCCACGTGGTAACCGAGCGGCAGTTGACCCGGCTGGCTTTGCCGGATCGAGGCGACGGTTTCGAACGTGACGATGAGGGTCGGGCTTTCATCGAGGAAGAAGGCGGCATGCGACGAACCGAGCCGCTGGAAGTAGCCCGCTTCCTCGCCAATCTCCTCGATCCGCGCGAACCAATCCGCATCGGACAGGGACCGAGGGTCCGCTGTACTCGCGTCGTCGCTCTGCATACCCCACCGCACCCAAACACTTCCCGGTGATCAATCTGCGTCCGAGGTGCCGGCGCGCGCAAGCCGCCAGAAACGGCGTCTTTGATTTCATTGACGATTTTAGGTGAATTTGAGGGGCACTGTTTCCCCGGCCGGCTTCAATCGGGATCGCCGCCCGACTCTGTTTCCGACGCGGCGCGGGCCGCGTAAGTCGCGATGATTCCGTGCTCTTCTCTCGAAAGTGGTCGGCTCGGCGGGGTCATCATCAACCGGCCGAAGAGCCCGCGCCACACCTCCTCGCGCATAAGGGTCTCGAACCGGGCGCGACGCCAGGCGACGGCGGCCCCGTGCAGGGGGCCGAGCACGGCGTCGGCGCGAAGCGCCTCCCGAATGGGCGCGGAGTGTGGGGCAAGGGCGAGGATCGTGCGATCCTCCGCGTCGCAGAAGTTGCGCTCCACCCAGTAGGAAAGGTCGAAAGCCGAGGCGTCGCGGTTGGCCCGCCCGCGATCGCATTTGACGACATAGCTTTCCATCGAGCCGAGGGCGTAATGGTTCAACTGCACCAACCGGTAGTTGTCCTGGCCATAATGCGAAAAGACCCGGCCGGTATGGAAGGAGGGCGGCAATTTACGCCCCGATCCGTCGAACCAGCGCTGATTGCCCAGCCGGGTCCGGTCGGGCTGGCGCGGCCGGTGGACGCCGAGCTTGCCGTAGGTTCCGTCGTTGCGGAAAAGCGTCTTGAAAAGGGCCGCTCGCCACGGCCAGCCCATCACCGCCGGTGCCGCGCGTGTAAATGTCTCCGGCACCGGGCGGTCCTCGTAGGGGCGCAGCCCGCAATTGCCGAAGAGCCGCCAGGTGAGCGGGATCGCCGTCGCACCGGGCAGCGCGTCGAGCAGGGCGCCGACACTGCGGTCGCCGACATGAATGTTCACGAATTCGTCGATGTCGAGGAAGAGGATCCAGTCTGCCGATGTGGTCACGGGATGTCTGTCGGCAAGCTTCAGCGCTTCCCATTGCGGGCCCTTCGGGTGCGGGCCCGGATTGCGGATGTGGGTCAACCATCCCATCGCCTGCAGCCGGTCGAGCATTGCGTCGGTGCCGTCGTCGCAATCGTTCGAGAGGACGAGGAAATCGGTGAAGCCACAGGCGCGGTGATGGGCGAGCCAGTCGATGAGAAAGGCGCTCTCGTTCTTCACGGTCAGGATCGCGAGGATTTTTCGCGCGGGGCTCGGCATCGCCATCAGGGTCCG
It encodes the following:
- a CDS encoding orotate phosphoribosyltransferase, coding for MIPSSFPPKEEIARLTARMLLEIRAVHFNADEPFILASGLPSPTYIDCRKLISFPRIRSTLMDFMAVTVMREAGFEAFDNIAGGETAGIPFAAMVAERLALPMTYVRKKPKGYGRNARIEGSMSEGQRVLLVEDLTTDGGSKLSFVDAIRATGATCANTAVIFYYGIFPETVKTLADHGVALHFLCTWWDVLAEARESGAFDSGTLDEVETFLTNPRAWQEANRKE
- the pyrC gene encoding dihydroorotase → MSQTLTLRRPDDMHLHLRDGAMLEGVLPETARHFARAIVMPNLVPPVVTAAEAAAYRDRILAALPEGQTFEPLMTLYLTEATAPSDVAAAAASGLVRAVKLYPAGATTNSQSGVRDFDKVRGVLETMAGIGLPLCVHGEVTDPAVDIFDREAVFIDRVLDPIRRATPGLKVVMEHITTKEGVAYARSGGADLGATITTHHLIINRNHILVGGIRPHYYCLPVAKREVHRLALREAATSGEVRFFLGTDSAPHADPLKENACGCAGCFTATNTMPILAHVFEEDGALDRLEAFTSLNGAAFYGLKPNPGHLTLAKTAEAARWPAKIDTGAGPVTVFDPGFPVRWHVRD
- a CDS encoding DUF2189 domain-containing protein, with product MANTIGNPLSWGAHVLGLAGHDISAVTRELGGEGSAPPAVRRIGVADLRAALRLGLADFSALRSDVLVAGLLYPIIGACLIWAAFHRSLLPLAFPLLSGFALVGPAAAVGLYEMSRRREAGKSAGWADGFAVLSSPRFGAILVLALAHLAVFFVWILTAYGIFLMTMGPELPTSASAFFSEAVSTPSGWAMIALGIPAGFVFAVLVLATSVVSFPLLIDRPVGLPVAVVTSFRVARENPVTVALWGLIVVVLLAAGSAVLLLGLAVTMPILGHATWHLYRRAVAPA
- a CDS encoding phosphoadenosine phosphosulfate reductase, whose protein sequence is MQSDDASTADPRSLSDADWFARIEEIGEEAGYFQRLGSSHAAFFLDESPTLIVTFETVASIRQSQPGQLPLGYHVAKGRGWSHLCLIARGDTWYRDKAVFAYFDRLVDDAFFEDFDQVVFWGAGMAGYAAAAFSVTAPGATVILGAPQATLDPSVAGWDPRYLEMRRTSFTDRYGYAPDMTEGAGPVYVIFDPEQNLDAMHAALFARSHITLLPCRNLGRDIGTTLDHMRILPSILAAAATGAFDTRLFRIFYRARRNYRPYLRNLLARLDQDGRVRLAALLCRNVTARLDAPVFKTRLAQLESELSAAGERLPPSRRR
- a CDS encoding glycosyltransferase family 2 protein → MAMPSPARKILAILTVKNESAFLIDWLAHHRACGFTDFLVLSNDCDDGTDAMLDRLQAMGWLTHIRNPGPHPKGPQWEALKLADRHPVTTSADWILFLDIDEFVNIHVGDRSVGALLDALPGATAIPLTWRLFGNCGLRPYEDRPVPETFTRAAPAVMGWPWRAALFKTLFRNDGTYGKLGVHRPRQPDRTRLGNQRWFDGSGRKLPPSFHTGRVFSHYGQDNYRLVQLNHYALGSMESYVVKCDRGRANRDASAFDLSYWVERNFCDAEDRTILALAPHSAPIREALRADAVLGPLHGAAVAWRRARFETLMREEVWRGLFGRLMMTPPSRPLSREEHGIIATYAARAASETESGGDPD